In the genome of Deinococcus radiotolerans, one region contains:
- a CDS encoding S-ribosylhomocysteine lyase: MANVESFDLDHTKVRAPYIRLAGVKTTPRGDSISKYDLRLLQPNQAEIEPAALHTLEHLLAGYLRDHLSDVVDVSPMGCRTGMYMAVIGEPDEQGVLRAFEAALRDTAAHDRSIPGVSELECGNYRNHDLQGARQHAADALAQGLKVQETVLIQR, translated from the coding sequence ATGGCGAACGTCGAATCCTTCGATCTGGATCACACCAAGGTCCGCGCTCCTTACATCCGTCTGGCCGGTGTGAAGACCACTCCGCGCGGCGACTCGATCAGCAAGTACGACCTCCGGCTTCTTCAGCCCAACCAGGCTGAGATTGAACCGGCGGCCCTGCACACCCTGGAGCACCTGCTGGCCGGGTACCTGCGCGACCACCTGAGTGATGTCGTTGACGTCTCGCCAATGGGTTGCCGTACGGGCATGTACATGGCCGTGATCGGCGAGCCGGACGAGCAGGGCGTGCTGCGTGCTTTCGAGGCGGCGCTGCGGGACACAGCGGCTCATGACCGGTCCATTCCCGGCGTCAGCGAACTGGAGTGTGGAAATTACCGTAACCATGACCTTCAGGGCGCGCGGCAGCACGCGGCGGACGCACTGGCGCAGGGGTTGAAGGTGCAGGAGACGGTCCTGATTCAGCGCTGA
- the lspA gene encoding signal peptidase II, whose translation MRVVPTLSDHPRRVPAWLPLLLAALLIVADQALKAWALANLQENAPAQPFIPGLIDWVLVFNTGAAWSMFSGSAAPLALGRLLIGLGILVYLFVRPQPRLLSVTLSMIAAGAIGNAIDGLRQGRVTDMIHSPVLSSVTQALNAGSFPIFNLADSCVVLGTILLVVASFIGDRRKPRI comes from the coding sequence CTGCGCGTCGTGCCCACCCTGTCTGATCACCCGCGCCGCGTGCCCGCGTGGCTTCCCCTTCTGCTTGCCGCGCTGCTGATCGTTGCGGATCAGGCCCTAAAAGCCTGGGCACTGGCGAACCTCCAGGAGAACGCGCCCGCGCAGCCGTTCATCCCCGGACTGATCGACTGGGTCCTGGTCTTCAACACCGGCGCCGCGTGGAGCATGTTCAGTGGCAGCGCTGCGCCACTCGCACTGGGCCGACTGCTGATCGGGCTGGGCATCCTGGTGTACCTCTTTGTGCGGCCTCAGCCTCGCCTGCTGAGCGTGACGCTGAGCATGATCGCCGCCGGAGCCATCGGGAACGCCATTGATGGTCTGCGGCAGGGCCGGGTGACAGACATGATCCACTCGCCCGTGCTGAGCAGCGTCACGCAGGCCCTGAACGCGGGAAGCTTCCCGATCTTCAACCTGGCGGATTCCTGCGTGGTGCTGGGCACCATTCTGCTGGTCGTCGCCAGCTTCATCGGGGATCGCCGCAAGCCCCGCATCTGA
- the rpmB gene encoding 50S ribosomal protein L28 produces the protein MAKVCEVCGKGPIVVNSVIRRGKARAAGGVGRKVTGVTKRVQKPNLQPLTVTRGGVSLRLRVCSKCRKAVA, from the coding sequence ATGGCGAAAGTGTGCGAAGTGTGCGGGAAGGGGCCGATCGTGGTGAACTCGGTCATCCGCCGCGGTAAGGCCCGCGCTGCGGGCGGTGTGGGTCGTAAGGTCACGGGTGTCACCAAGCGTGTTCAGAAGCCCAACCTGCAGCCCCTGACGGTCACCCGCGGTGGCGTCAGCCTCCGCCTGCGCGTGTGCAGCAAGTGCCGTAAGGCCGTTGCCTGA
- a CDS encoding GlsB/YeaQ/YmgE family stress response membrane protein, whose product MGWIITILVGALCGWLASLIMKTDAQQGAIANILIGIVGSLLAQAIFGSWLNIGGADVAGNGFSFWSIVWGVLGSVVLIAILKALRVLR is encoded by the coding sequence ATGGGTTGGATCATTACTATTCTGGTTGGTGCACTGTGCGGCTGGCTCGCGAGCCTGATCATGAAAACCGACGCTCAGCAGGGCGCCATCGCCAACATCCTGATCGGTATCGTGGGCAGCCTCCTCGCCCAGGCGATCTTCGGCAGCTGGCTGAACATCGGCGGCGCAGACGTGGCAGGCAACGGCTTCAGCTTCTGGAGCATCGTGTGGGGCGTGCTGGGCAGTGTGGTGCTGATCGCCATCCTGAAGGCGCTGCGCGTTCTTCGCTAA
- the thrB gene encoding homoserine kinase — MPATPSPSTPRPFTVRAPASSANLGPGFDSLGLSVPLYTTLRVTPQATTQVVPLGAELEGTPADESNYVYRAMQLAAKRAGRPLPPARIDIETEVPLARGLGSSAAALVAGIVAGNELLGRPLDDETVLDVAAREEGHPDNVAPALFGGIVVATLDKLGTHYVRLDPPAHLGVTVLIPDFELSTSKARAVLPKEYSRADAVHALSHAALLAAALSQGRLDLLRHAMQDYIHQIWRAPLVPGLSDILEEAWKHGALGAALSGAGPTVLCFHDTREPTAPLHTYLHSVMKRNGLEGRVLDFPIDAAGTLIERA, encoded by the coding sequence ATGCCCGCAACCCCATCCCCATCTACACCGCGTCCATTCACGGTGCGCGCCCCGGCCAGCAGCGCCAACCTGGGGCCCGGCTTTGACAGCCTGGGCCTGAGCGTGCCCCTCTACACCACGCTGCGCGTCACGCCGCAGGCAACCACGCAGGTCGTGCCACTGGGCGCCGAACTGGAAGGCACGCCCGCCGACGAGAGCAATTACGTGTACCGCGCCATGCAGCTCGCGGCGAAGCGTGCCGGACGGCCCCTGCCCCCCGCCCGGATTGACATTGAGACGGAGGTGCCCCTGGCCCGCGGGCTGGGCAGCAGCGCCGCGGCGCTGGTCGCCGGGATCGTCGCCGGGAACGAACTGCTGGGCCGCCCCCTGGACGATGAAACGGTGCTGGACGTCGCCGCGCGCGAGGAAGGCCATCCGGACAACGTCGCCCCGGCCCTGTTCGGCGGGATCGTCGTGGCGACGCTGGATAAGCTGGGCACCCACTACGTCCGCCTGGACCCACCCGCGCACCTGGGCGTGACCGTGCTGATCCCGGACTTCGAGCTGAGCACCAGCAAGGCCCGCGCCGTGCTGCCCAAGGAGTACAGCCGCGCGGACGCCGTGCACGCCCTCTCACACGCGGCGCTGCTGGCCGCGGCACTCTCGCAGGGCCGCCTGGACCTGCTGCGGCACGCCATGCAGGACTACATTCACCAGATCTGGCGTGCGCCCCTGGTCCCCGGCCTGAGTGACATTCTGGAAGAAGCCTGGAAGCACGGCGCCCTGGGCGCGGCCCTCAGTGGCGCGGGGCCCACCGTGCTGTGCTTCCACGACACCCGCGAGCCCACCGCACCCCTGCACACGTACCTGCACAGCGTCATGAAACGCAACGGCCTGGAAGGCCGCGTGCTGGACTTCCCTATTGACGCGGCGGGCACACTGATCGAACGGGCGTAG
- a CDS encoding aminopeptidase yields the protein MTLTFDEKLRTYARLAVRVGLGVKPGQRVLVQAPVETAQLARLVVREAYAAGASFVDVRWDDDDVQLARFELAPDGTFEQISRWRVDAEIETAEAGGAVIAIRATNPNLLGSVDPERVATHQRTVAAYRRPYTAQVMTNRLNWNLISAPVSGWAQLMFPDASAEQAVAQQWDAIFAATRADQADAVERWEAHLADLKRRRDLLTGKQYAALHFQGGGTDLTVGLADDHVWGGGAADTPGGITFTANIPTEEVWTAPHRERVNGTVVSTKPLSYNGTLIDGIRIEFKDGRISGASAEKGEGALLKMIETDEGSHRLGEVALVPHSSPISRSGLFFFNTLYDENAASHIAIGSAYRFNVKGGVDMSLEDFNAKGGNDSLTHVDWMIGSDRIDVDGITKDGQREAVMRAGEFVI from the coding sequence ATGACCCTGACTTTTGACGAGAAGCTGCGCACCTACGCGCGTCTGGCGGTGCGGGTGGGCCTGGGCGTGAAGCCTGGGCAGCGCGTGCTGGTGCAGGCCCCGGTGGAGACGGCGCAGCTGGCGCGGCTGGTGGTGCGCGAGGCGTACGCGGCGGGCGCGAGCTTCGTGGACGTGCGCTGGGACGATGACGACGTGCAGCTGGCGCGCTTCGAGCTGGCGCCGGACGGGACGTTCGAGCAGATCAGCCGCTGGCGCGTGGACGCCGAGATCGAGACGGCCGAGGCCGGCGGCGCGGTGATCGCTATCCGCGCGACGAACCCGAACCTGCTGGGCAGCGTGGACCCCGAGCGCGTGGCGACCCATCAGCGGACCGTGGCCGCGTACCGCCGCCCGTACACCGCGCAGGTCATGACCAACCGCCTGAACTGGAACCTGATCAGCGCGCCCGTGAGCGGCTGGGCGCAGCTGATGTTCCCCGACGCGAGCGCAGAGCAGGCCGTCGCTCAGCAGTGGGACGCGATCTTCGCCGCGACCCGCGCCGATCAGGCCGACGCGGTGGAGCGCTGGGAGGCGCACCTCGCGGACCTGAAGCGCCGCCGCGACCTGCTGACCGGCAAGCAGTACGCCGCGCTGCACTTCCAGGGCGGCGGGACGGACCTGACGGTGGGCCTCGCGGACGATCACGTGTGGGGCGGCGGCGCGGCCGACACGCCCGGCGGGATCACCTTCACGGCGAACATCCCCACCGAGGAGGTCTGGACGGCCCCGCACCGCGAGCGGGTGAACGGCACAGTGGTCAGCACCAAGCCGCTGTCGTACAACGGCACGCTGATCGACGGCATCCGCATCGAGTTCAAGGACGGCCGGATCAGCGGCGCGAGCGCCGAGAAGGGCGAGGGGGCGCTGCTGAAGATGATCGAGACGGACGAGGGCAGCCACCGCCTGGGCGAGGTGGCCCTGGTGCCGCACTCCAGCCCCATCAGCCGCTCGGGCCTGTTCTTCTTCAACACCCTGTACGACGAGAACGCCGCCTCGCACATCGCCATCGGCAGCGCGTACCGCTTCAACGTGAAAGGCGGCGTGGACATGAGCCTAGAGGACTTCAACGCCAAGGGCGGCAACGACAGCCTCACGCACGTGGACTGGATGATCGGCAGTGACCGCATTGACGTGGACGGCATCACGAAGGACGGCCAGCGCGAGGCCGTGATGCGCGCGGGCGAGTTCGTGATCTGA
- a CDS encoding carbonic anhydrase: MDDAAPPIAADLERRILDAIRRGASMADIADIKQSDVATPDAAIQALKDGNARFFGGQATRPEMSANERRAQIMGQTPYAAILACSDSRVPVELVFDQGLGQLFVVRVAGNVVGEAGLGTLEYAIRHLDVHLVVVMGHEACGAVAAALLPEAQVQEEPHHLQNLIRRIQPSLQDMPTIRDKKARMREAVLNNVRYQVSLLRDEPVIREAEAAGKIRVIGAYYEIGSGAVDFLVDEDDLRP; this comes from the coding sequence ATGGACGACGCCGCCCCGCCGATCGCTGCCGACCTCGAGCGCCGCATCCTGGACGCCATTCGCCGTGGGGCCAGCATGGCCGACATTGCCGACATCAAGCAGTCGGACGTCGCCACGCCCGACGCGGCCATCCAGGCCCTCAAGGACGGGAACGCCCGCTTCTTCGGCGGGCAGGCCACCCGGCCCGAGATGAGCGCCAACGAACGCCGCGCGCAGATCATGGGGCAGACGCCCTACGCCGCGATCCTCGCGTGCAGCGACAGCCGCGTGCCGGTCGAACTGGTGTTCGATCAGGGCCTGGGGCAGCTGTTCGTGGTGCGCGTCGCCGGGAACGTAGTCGGTGAGGCCGGGCTGGGCACCCTGGAGTACGCCATCCGCCACCTGGACGTGCACCTGGTGGTCGTGATGGGCCACGAGGCCTGCGGGGCGGTCGCGGCGGCCCTGCTGCCGGAAGCCCAGGTGCAGGAGGAACCGCATCACCTCCAGAACCTGATCCGCCGCATCCAGCCCAGCCTGCAGGACATGCCGACCATCCGCGACAAGAAGGCCCGCATGCGCGAGGCGGTGCTAAACAACGTCCGTTATCAGGTGAGCCTGCTGCGCGACGAGCCGGTCATCCGCGAGGCAGAGGCGGCCGGGAAGATCCGCGTGATCGGCGCGTACTACGAGATCGGTAGTGGCGCCGTGGACTTCTTGGTGGACGAGGACGACCTGCGGCCCTGA
- the rpsO gene encoding 30S ribosomal protein S15, with protein MIDKKQTIQSHAKHGADTGSTAVQIALLTERINNLSVHLTANKKDKHGQRGLQLLNGQRRRLLKYLERTSYDEYIALTDQLKIRRGQRIVR; from the coding sequence ATGATCGACAAGAAACAGACCATCCAGAGCCACGCCAAGCACGGCGCCGACACCGGCAGCACTGCCGTCCAGATCGCCCTGCTGACCGAGCGCATCAACAACCTGTCGGTCCACCTGACCGCCAACAAGAAGGACAAGCACGGTCAGCGCGGCCTGCAGCTGCTGAACGGTCAGCGCCGCCGCCTGCTGAAGTACCTGGAGCGCACCAGCTACGACGAGTACATCGCCCTGACGGATCAGCTGAAGATCCGCCGCGGCCAGCGCATCGTCCGCTAA
- a CDS encoding gamma-glutamylcyclotransferase family protein — MTDPADVSVTRVFVYGTLLPGERNAHVAARGFTAQAATLRGFTLHHLHPEGYPALTRGPAHGAVRGAVLSYTPQAWAAALPGLDDLEGLHDTPPLYTRELAPLTLDGGEDVTAWVYVYARPDRLRQPGASVVPSGDWRDVPDRGQPGTDGR, encoded by the coding sequence ATGACCGATCCTGCCGACGTGTCCGTGACCCGAGTGTTCGTGTACGGCACCCTGCTCCCCGGCGAGCGCAACGCCCACGTCGCCGCGCGCGGCTTCACCGCCCAGGCAGCCACGCTGCGCGGGTTCACGCTGCATCACCTGCACCCGGAAGGGTACCCGGCCCTGACGCGCGGCCCGGCGCACGGCGCGGTGCGCGGCGCCGTCCTGAGCTACACCCCCCAGGCGTGGGCGGCGGCCCTGCCCGGCCTGGACGACCTGGAGGGCCTGCACGACACGCCGCCCCTCTACACCCGCGAGCTCGCGCCGCTCACCCTGGACGGGGGAGAGGACGTGACGGCCTGGGTGTACGTGTACGCCCGCCCGGACCGCCTGCGGCAGCCTGGCGCGAGCGTGGTGCCCAGCGGTGACTGGCGCGACGTGCCGGACCGCGGCCAGCCCGGCACGGACGGGCGGTAA
- a CDS encoding LexA family transcriptional regulator: MTPPSATDSSDLSGWLRQQRQALGLGQHELSDRTGALGGPQGRITQPYLSRLERGERALGALTAVRQDALRRALNITLSEWTARTGLRPLAPEPREDLLGSMELIRVPVRALASAGLPTAEDHASVIDYELVPLRDHRPGMLVLQVQGDSMTTDSGGLRPGDRVYVDPGDLDLREGRVYVLHVPGLGLTVKRLRRYSDQLWLSSDNPDHPPVRPEEASVIGRVYYHQPQGQRL; the protein is encoded by the coding sequence ATGACCCCCCCCTCCGCTACGGACTCCAGCGACCTCTCGGGATGGTTGCGGCAGCAGCGTCAGGCGCTGGGCCTCGGCCAGCACGAACTCAGTGACCGCACCGGGGCGCTCGGCGGGCCGCAGGGCCGGATCACGCAGCCCTACCTCAGCCGCCTGGAACGCGGGGAACGGGCCCTGGGCGCCCTGACCGCCGTGCGGCAGGACGCGCTGCGCCGCGCCCTGAACATCACCCTCAGCGAATGGACTGCCCGCACCGGCCTGCGCCCCCTCGCGCCCGAACCGCGCGAGGACCTACTGGGCAGCATGGAACTCATCCGCGTGCCCGTCCGCGCGCTCGCCAGCGCCGGCCTGCCCACGGCAGAAGATCACGCCAGCGTCATCGACTACGAACTCGTGCCGCTGCGCGACCACCGCCCCGGCATGCTGGTGCTCCAGGTGCAGGGAGACTCCATGACCACCGACTCCGGCGGCCTGCGCCCCGGCGACCGCGTGTACGTCGACCCCGGCGACCTCGACCTGCGCGAGGGCCGCGTGTACGTCCTGCACGTGCCGGGCCTGGGCCTGACCGTCAAGCGCCTGCGCCGCTACAGCGATCAGCTGTGGCTGTCCAGCGACAACCCCGACCACCCGCCCGTGCGGCCGGAGGAGGCCAGCGTGATCGGCCGCGTGTACTACCACCAGCCGCAGGGTCAGCGGCTGTAG
- a CDS encoding S1C family serine protease has translation MNLKRAPGDHARPALFAPLLTLLLGTLPVTQAQTAPSAAPPATPQERRVKSAAPLSAAEQATLQALVSRVRPATVRIEQCVPTRCDNPDGIGSGVLISADGLILTAYHVINGARDLSVQLLSKTRYPAQVIGYNDQDDLALLRVNVPAGTPFLPLAAAKPAVGDTALAIGNGNGAFLTSKTGRLLGLDSDPGRADFPPGTLELNAPLIPGDSGGPVVNTRGEVTGIVSYISLAPGSGPRSYAVPVTLSDPRVAALKRGEKRDAPIIGIGLDGVFSDLFYLPSEGFKELTKLLSLGETPGAFFTSVRRGSPAAQAGLKPLILNAASKRVSGDIVTAVNGKRIVNFAEFQYAVRAFQPGDTVTLSVLRDGKPLEVKLTLVGRSTLSN, from the coding sequence ATGAACCTCAAGCGCGCGCCGGGCGACCACGCCCGCCCTGCCCTGTTCGCCCCGCTGCTCACGCTGCTGCTGGGCACCCTGCCGGTCACGCAGGCCCAGACGGCCCCCAGCGCGGCCCCACCGGCCACCCCGCAGGAGCGCCGGGTCAAGAGCGCCGCGCCCCTGAGCGCCGCCGAGCAGGCCACCCTGCAGGCCCTGGTCAGCCGCGTGCGGCCCGCGACCGTACGCATTGAGCAGTGCGTCCCTACCCGCTGTGACAACCCGGACGGCATCGGGTCCGGCGTGCTGATCAGCGCGGACGGCCTGATCCTCACCGCGTACCACGTGATCAACGGCGCGCGCGACCTGAGCGTGCAGCTGCTCAGCAAGACCCGCTACCCCGCGCAGGTGATCGGGTACAACGACCAGGACGACTTGGCGCTGCTGCGCGTGAATGTCCCGGCCGGCACGCCCTTCCTGCCGCTGGCCGCCGCGAAGCCCGCCGTGGGCGACACGGCCCTGGCCATCGGGAACGGGAACGGGGCGTTCCTGACCTCCAAGACCGGGCGCCTGCTGGGCCTGGACAGTGACCCGGGCCGCGCGGACTTCCCCCCGGGCACCCTGGAACTGAACGCGCCCCTGATCCCCGGGGACAGTGGCGGCCCGGTTGTGAACACCAGGGGCGAGGTGACCGGCATCGTGAGTTACATCAGCCTGGCGCCCGGCAGCGGCCCACGCTCGTACGCAGTGCCCGTGACGCTCAGCGACCCGCGCGTGGCGGCCCTGAAGCGTGGTGAGAAGCGGGACGCGCCCATCATCGGGATTGGGCTGGACGGCGTGTTCTCGGACCTGTTCTACCTGCCCAGCGAGGGCTTCAAGGAGCTGACGAAACTGCTGTCGCTGGGTGAGACGCCGGGCGCGTTCTTCACCAGTGTGCGGCGGGGCAGTCCCGCCGCGCAGGCGGGCCTGAAGCCCCTCATCCTGAATGCCGCCTCCAAGCGGGTGTCCGGGGACATCGTGACGGCGGTGAACGGCAAGCGCATCGTGAACTTCGCGGAGTTCCAGTACGCCGTGCGCGCCTTCCAGCCGGGCGACACCGTAACCCTGAGCGTCCTGCGGGACGGCAAACCGCTGGAAGTGAAACTGACCCTGGTGGGGCGCAGCACCCTGAGCAACTGA
- a CDS encoding multidrug DMT transporter, giving the protein MDTLKKAGAMLAHLDLFHQMLDLRGLLQLAAHMEERGDRVTLISPQTITLIGQDMHSDATVTTSKGATIQAPTAYRVLHSLKGHEAPEYAVTREELAALNARAVTELESSDALRAFDATLARISAPTDTAERPTRTRRAPDAEAAPTEQPAA; this is encoded by the coding sequence ATGGACACCCTGAAAAAAGCCGGAGCCATGCTGGCCCACCTCGACCTCTTCCACCAGATGCTCGACCTGCGCGGCCTGCTGCAACTCGCCGCCCACATGGAGGAACGCGGCGACCGCGTCACCCTGATCAGCCCCCAGACCATCACCCTGATCGGACAGGACATGCACAGCGACGCCACCGTTACCACCAGCAAGGGCGCCACCATCCAGGCCCCCACCGCCTACCGCGTCCTGCACAGCCTCAAGGGCCACGAGGCTCCCGAGTACGCCGTCACCCGCGAGGAGCTCGCCGCGCTGAACGCCCGCGCCGTCACCGAACTTGAAAGCAGCGACGCCCTGCGCGCCTTCGACGCCACCCTGGCCCGCATCAGCGCCCCCACCGACACGGCCGAGCGCCCCACCCGCACCCGCCGCGCCCCCGACGCCGAGGCCGCCCCCACCGAACAACCCGCCGCCTGA
- a CDS encoding GNAT family N-acetyltransferase, whose translation MTSLTFTLRHVTDPDDPAIAAFGRVQEASYYAPDMLIPPEVFSHLITRRSPQREDRLLVAQTPGGEVLGGTLYALLPLPGELRGAGFNSFMAVTRAARGMGVGRALHGETLCVVQAAGLAGMFADSVHPGRQSAEDRAVEAATGVDPAQRRAALHALGLRTVDVPYWQPVGGPDGGPLTDLDLLYQPVQPAGRVPLALVTGVLRAYWSGWLGEGRAQAEAQALAERAGHALDVPLLPGTRAATWWDRR comes from the coding sequence ATGACGAGCCTGACCTTCACGCTGCGGCACGTGACCGACCCCGATGACCCGGCCATTGCCGCGTTCGGGCGGGTGCAGGAGGCCAGCTACTACGCGCCGGACATGCTGATTCCCCCGGAGGTCTTCTCGCACCTGATCACGCGCCGCAGCCCGCAGCGCGAGGACCGGCTGCTGGTCGCGCAGACCCCGGGTGGCGAGGTGCTGGGCGGCACCCTGTACGCCCTGCTGCCCCTGCCCGGCGAGCTGCGCGGGGCGGGCTTCAACTCGTTCATGGCGGTCACGCGCGCCGCGCGGGGCATGGGTGTGGGCCGCGCCCTGCACGGCGAGACCCTGTGCGTGGTTCAGGCGGCGGGCCTGGCGGGCATGTTCGCCGACAGCGTTCACCCGGGCCGCCAGAGTGCCGAGGACCGCGCGGTGGAGGCCGCGACCGGCGTGGACCCTGCGCAGCGGCGCGCGGCGCTGCACGCGCTGGGCCTGCGGACCGTGGATGTGCCGTACTGGCAGCCGGTGGGTGGCCCGGATGGCGGCCCGCTGACGGACCTGGACCTGCTGTACCAGCCGGTGCAGCCGGCCGGGCGTGTACCGCTGGCCCTGGTGACTGGTGTGCTGCGCGCGTACTGGAGCGGCTGGCTGGGTGAGGGCCGCGCGCAGGCGGAAGCGCAGGCGCTGGCAGAGCGCGCTGGACACGCGCTGGACGTGCCCCTGTTGCCCGGCACCCGCGCGGCGACGTGGTGGGACCGGCGCTGA
- a CDS encoding DUF350 domain-containing protein, producing MTPTDLLTTLVTELGWNLAVWLPTLLISLLFIRAVLGVRVRELITEIEEHQTAAIGAVFFWVSLGFSLLLSRTIASPVPDGGTWTEAFTWLAVAIIVTLLLFTLGVLAVFGSLARRKGEGVLRYIRREMREEHNLALSFIMGALFLVPAVVTYHVTL from the coding sequence ATGACCCCCACCGACCTGCTGACGACCCTGGTGACCGAACTGGGCTGGAACCTCGCCGTGTGGCTGCCCACCCTGCTGATCAGCCTGCTGTTCATCCGCGCGGTGCTGGGCGTGCGGGTCCGCGAACTGATCACCGAGATCGAGGAGCACCAGACGGCCGCGATCGGCGCGGTGTTCTTCTGGGTGTCGCTGGGCTTCAGCCTGCTCCTGAGCCGCACCATCGCCAGCCCCGTCCCCGACGGCGGCACCTGGACCGAGGCGTTCACGTGGCTGGCCGTGGCCATCATCGTGACGCTGCTGCTGTTCACGCTGGGCGTCCTGGCCGTGTTCGGCAGCCTCGCCCGCCGTAAGGGTGAGGGCGTGCTGCGTTACATCCGCCGCGAGATGCGCGAGGAGCACAACCTGGCCCTGTCGTTCATCATGGGCGCGCTGTTCCTGGTGCCGGCCGTCGTCACGTACCACGTCACGCTGTAA